From Brochothrix thermosphacta DSM 20171 = FSL F6-1036, a single genomic window includes:
- the hrcA gene encoding heat-inducible transcriptional repressor HrcA, whose amino-acid sequence MLSERQLLILKTIVRNYIGTAKPIGSSALVNESNLPFSSATIRNEMGILEQRGFIEKTHSSSGRVPSEQGYRYYVDFLVGKMAIHPSDMQLIHQLFSREYSEMGELIRNSADILSNLTNYTAIVLGPNMQLNRLASFQLIPTSARQVVAILVTTTGHVENHRFNLVTDVSASDIERVVAILNEKLVNLPLNEIKGRLPREVNELLQRHTSEFEAIQTLLTSVFHQTPQEKIVFSGQSHILNQPEFSQTSQIRDVIKLLEQRDDVFELVNDVPEGINVMIGDEISNNLFKDFSLITSTYKVDDQKAGVIALLGPTRMSYDRSIQVIDEVSKDLSHFLTHHYDEGENKKT is encoded by the coding sequence GAAAGTAATTTGCCTTTCAGTTCAGCTACCATTCGTAATGAAATGGGAATTTTAGAACAACGAGGTTTTATTGAAAAAACGCATTCGTCATCAGGTCGCGTACCTTCTGAACAGGGGTATCGCTACTATGTTGATTTTCTCGTTGGGAAAATGGCGATTCACCCGTCTGATATGCAACTGATTCATCAGTTGTTCAGTCGTGAATACTCAGAAATGGGGGAATTGATTCGGAATTCAGCTGATATTTTGTCTAATTTAACGAACTACACAGCAATTGTGTTAGGGCCAAATATGCAGTTGAATCGACTTGCAAGCTTTCAGTTGATACCGACTAGTGCTCGGCAAGTAGTTGCTATTTTAGTGACAACTACTGGGCATGTTGAGAATCACCGTTTCAATCTTGTAACCGATGTTTCCGCATCTGATATTGAGCGGGTTGTCGCAATTCTTAATGAGAAGTTGGTTAATCTTCCTTTAAATGAAATTAAGGGAAGGTTACCGCGAGAAGTAAATGAATTATTGCAGCGTCATACCAGTGAATTTGAAGCAATTCAAACGCTTTTAACAAGTGTTTTTCACCAGACGCCGCAGGAAAAGATTGTTTTTTCCGGACAATCGCATATCTTAAATCAACCAGAATTTAGTCAGACCTCACAAATACGTGATGTGATTAAACTGCTTGAACAGAGAGACGATGTTTTTGAGCTAGTCAATGATGTGCCAGAAGGTATCAATGTTATGATTGGTGATGAAATTTCCAACAACCTGTTCAAGGATTTCAGCTTGATAACAAGCACTTACAAAGTGGACGACCAAAAAGCGGGTGTTATTGCTTTATTGGGGCCGACGCGTATGTCTTATGACCGTTCAATTCAAGTAATTGATGAAGTCAGTAAAGATTTATCCCACTTTTTAACACATCATTATGATGAGGGAGAAAATAAAAAAACATAA
- the grpE gene encoding nucleotide exchange factor GrpE, with the protein MSEEIKKETVDETVDTTKETNETEEIINESEAETSEEVVEPSELEVLTEKYDELETRYLRLQADFDNSRRRQKIESASAAKFRSQSLVEKLLPVLDNFERAMATELAGEDTKSFLEGIEIVQRQLEAAMEAEGVEVIATVGETFDPNVHQAVMQDDDKAFDSNVVTAELQKGYKLKDRVIRPAMVKVNQ; encoded by the coding sequence GTGAGTGAAGAAATTAAGAAAGAAACAGTTGATGAAACTGTAGATACAACAAAAGAAACAAATGAAACAGAAGAAATAATTAATGAATCTGAGGCAGAAACAAGCGAAGAAGTTGTAGAGCCATCAGAATTAGAAGTGTTAACTGAAAAATATGATGAGTTAGAAACACGTTATTTAAGATTACAAGCTGATTTTGATAACAGTCGTCGTCGTCAAAAAATCGAATCGGCAAGTGCAGCGAAATTTCGTTCACAATCATTAGTTGAAAAACTATTGCCAGTATTAGATAATTTTGAACGAGCAATGGCAACAGAATTGGCGGGGGAAGATACGAAGTCATTCCTAGAAGGAATTGAAATTGTCCAACGCCAATTAGAAGCAGCAATGGAAGCTGAAGGTGTAGAAGTTATTGCAACTGTCGGTGAAACATTTGATCCAAACGTGCATCAAGCAGTCATGCAAGATGATGACAAAGCTTTTGATAGCAACGTGGTCACTGCTGAACTACAAAAAGGTTATAAATTAAAAGATCGTGTGATTCGCCCTGCGATGGTTAAAGTAAATCAATAA
- the dnaK gene encoding molecular chaperone DnaK, translating into MSKIIGIDLGTTNSAVSVLEGGEAKIIPNPEGGRTTPSVVAFKDGERQVGEVAKRQMITNPHTISSIKRYMGTDHVENIDGKDYSPQEISAIILQYLKGYAEDYIGEAVTKAVITVPAYFNDAQRQATKDAGKIAGLEVERIVNEPTAAALAYGIEKTEEDQTVLVFDLGGGTFDVSILELGDGVFEVLATAGDNSLGGDDFDQAIIDYLVEEFKKENGIDLSKDKMASQRLKDAAEKAKKDLSGVSSTQISLPFITAGSNGPMHLEITLTRAKFDDITASLVERTVIPVRQAMKDSKLSASDIDQVILVGGSTRIPSVQDAVKKELGKEPHKGVNPDEVVAMGAAIQGGVITGDVKDVVLLDVTPLSLGIETMGGVLTTLIERNTTIPTSKSQVFSTAVDNQPAVDIHVLQGERPMAKDNKTLGRFQLSDIPAAQRGVPQIEVSFDIDKNGIVTVNAKDLGTGKEQNIVIKSSSGLTDEEIERMVKDAEANAEADAKHKEEVDTRNEADQLIFSVDKTLKDLEGKVDAEEVTKAEAARDELKTALEGEDFEDIKAKKDTLNEIVQNLSVKLYEEAAKAQQGAEGAEAGDANSDVVDAEFEEINDDEDKDKK; encoded by the coding sequence ATGAGTAAAATTATTGGTATTGACTTAGGTACAACAAACTCTGCTGTTTCAGTTCTTGAAGGTGGAGAAGCTAAAATTATTCCAAACCCAGAAGGTGGCCGTACAACGCCATCAGTTGTAGCATTTAAAGATGGTGAACGTCAAGTTGGTGAAGTTGCAAAACGTCAAATGATTACTAACCCACATACAATTTCATCTATTAAACGTTACATGGGTACAGATCATGTTGAAAATATTGATGGTAAAGATTATTCACCACAAGAAATTTCAGCAATTATCTTACAATATCTTAAAGGATATGCTGAAGACTACATAGGTGAAGCGGTAACTAAAGCAGTTATTACAGTTCCAGCTTATTTCAACGATGCACAACGTCAAGCAACTAAAGATGCAGGTAAAATTGCTGGTTTAGAAGTTGAACGTATTGTAAATGAGCCAACAGCAGCAGCACTTGCATATGGTATTGAAAAAACTGAGGAAGACCAAACAGTTTTAGTATTTGACCTTGGTGGTGGTACTTTCGATGTTTCTATTCTTGAATTAGGCGACGGTGTGTTTGAAGTATTAGCAACAGCTGGTGATAACTCACTTGGTGGAGATGACTTTGACCAAGCGATTATTGACTACTTGGTAGAAGAATTCAAAAAAGAAAATGGTATTGATTTGTCTAAAGACAAAATGGCTTCACAACGTTTGAAAGATGCAGCTGAAAAAGCTAAAAAAGATTTATCAGGTGTTTCTTCAACTCAAATCTCATTACCATTTATTACTGCAGGATCAAATGGTCCTATGCATTTAGAAATCACATTAACTCGTGCGAAATTTGATGATATCACTGCTTCATTAGTAGAGCGTACTGTTATTCCTGTACGTCAAGCAATGAAAGATTCTAAATTATCTGCGAGCGATATTGATCAAGTTATCTTAGTAGGTGGATCAACTCGTATTCCATCTGTACAAGATGCAGTTAAAAAAGAATTAGGTAAAGAACCGCATAAAGGTGTGAACCCTGATGAAGTTGTAGCAATGGGTGCAGCAATTCAAGGTGGTGTTATTACAGGTGACGTTAAAGATGTTGTATTGTTAGATGTTACACCATTATCATTAGGTATTGAAACAATGGGTGGCGTGTTAACAACATTAATCGAACGTAACACAACAATTCCAACTTCTAAATCACAAGTGTTCTCAACAGCCGTTGATAACCAACCAGCTGTAGATATTCACGTATTACAAGGTGAACGTCCAATGGCTAAAGATAACAAAACATTAGGTCGTTTCCAATTATCTGATATCCCAGCTGCACAACGTGGCGTACCACAAATTGAAGTATCATTTGATATTGATAAAAACGGTATTGTTACAGTTAACGCTAAAGATTTAGGTACTGGTAAAGAGCAAAACATCGTAATCAAATCTTCATCAGGTTTAACTGACGAAGAGATTGAACGCATGGTTAAAGATGCAGAAGCAAACGCTGAAGCAGATGCAAAACATAAAGAAGAAGTTGATACACGTAACGAAGCTGACCAATTAATCTTTAGTGTTGATAAAACATTGAAAGATTTAGAAGGTAAAGTGGATGCTGAAGAAGTAACAAAAGCAGAAGCAGCTCGTGATGAATTGAAAACAGCTCTAGAAGGCGAAGATTTTGAAGACATCAAAGCTAAAAAAGATACTTTGAATGAAATCGTTCAAAACTTATCTGTAAAACTTTATGAAGAAGCAGCTAAAGCACAACAAGGTGCAGAAGGCGCTGAAGCGGGAGATGCTAACTCTGACGTGGTTGATGCAGAATTTGAAGAAATCAACGATGACGAAGATAAAGACAAAAAATAA
- a CDS encoding DnaJ C-terminal domain-containing protein, which produces MANKDPYEALGVSKSATAQEIKKAYRKLSKQYHPDINKDGGADAKFKEISEAYEILSDDQKKAQYDQFGHTDPNAGFGGGGFGGGGAGFGGGGFEDIFESFFGGGRRRDPNAPRAGQDMQYTMRLKFREAIFGKEVEISYRREEINEKTKEREVKVKKLKLKVPAGVDDGQQMRVSNQGAAGYNGGPNGDLYVVFDVIPDEFFERHGDDIYAEVPITFTQAALGAEIEVPTLHGNVRLKIPAGTQNGTNFRLRGKGAPRLQRSGHGDQHIQVRVVVPQKLTDAQRKAIKELAKATDGDNANDGFFDKMRKAFKGE; this is translated from the coding sequence ATGGCAAACAAAGATCCATATGAAGCTTTAGGCGTAAGTAAATCAGCCACAGCTCAAGAGATAAAGAAAGCGTATCGAAAATTATCAAAACAGTATCATCCAGACATTAATAAAGATGGTGGAGCCGATGCTAAGTTTAAAGAGATATCAGAAGCTTATGAAATATTAAGCGATGATCAAAAGAAAGCACAATATGATCAATTTGGTCATACTGACCCTAACGCAGGATTCGGCGGTGGTGGTTTCGGTGGAGGCGGCGCAGGTTTTGGCGGCGGTGGCTTCGAGGATATTTTTGAAAGTTTCTTTGGCGGCGGACGACGTCGTGATCCGAATGCACCACGTGCAGGTCAAGATATGCAATACACAATGCGTTTGAAATTCCGTGAAGCGATTTTTGGTAAAGAAGTTGAAATCAGTTACCGTCGTGAAGAAATCAATGAAAAAACAAAAGAACGTGAAGTGAAAGTTAAAAAACTTAAATTAAAAGTTCCGGCAGGAGTAGATGACGGTCAACAAATGCGCGTTTCAAACCAAGGAGCAGCCGGTTATAATGGCGGCCCTAACGGTGACCTTTATGTCGTATTTGATGTTATCCCAGATGAGTTCTTTGAACGTCATGGTGATGATATTTATGCGGAAGTACCGATAACATTTACTCAAGCGGCATTAGGAGCAGAAATTGAAGTGCCTACGCTACATGGTAATGTCCGATTGAAAATACCAGCAGGTACACAAAACGGTACGAACTTCCGTTTAAGAGGTAAAGGAGCACCGCGCTTACAACGTTCTGGTCATGGTGATCAACACATTCAAGTGCGTGTAGTTGTACCACAAAAACTAACAGACGCGCAACGCAAAGCCATTAAAGAACTTGCTAAAGCAACAGACGGCGACAATGCCAATGACGGTTTCTTTGATAAAATGCGCAAAGCATTTAAAGGTGAATAA
- the prmA gene encoding 50S ribosomal protein L11 methyltransferase: protein MDFIEVSVTTTHAAMDAISNVFMENGANGVAIEDSAEMTREHPQQFGEMYALDSEDYPNEGVVVKAYYTADEHENTDFEAIHELIKGLVQYDIDLGPIDWTLTEVKQEEWANAWKEFYHPVQVTDKLTIVPTWEEYTPHSADEHIIELDPGMAFGTGTHQTTRLCLEAVEKYVKAGDDVIDVGTGSGVLSILAAKLGAKSVLALDLDDVAVRAAQENIDYNKVDGVVEVTTGNLLEGIERNAEVVVANILADIILLFPNDVYRVLKPNGLFIASGIIEEKVDEVAAAIEAAGMTIIERDNKDDWFVLVARKEA, encoded by the coding sequence ATGGATTTTATCGAAGTGAGTGTGACAACAACACATGCCGCAATGGATGCGATTTCAAATGTGTTTATGGAAAACGGTGCAAACGGCGTTGCAATTGAAGATAGTGCAGAGATGACACGTGAGCATCCGCAACAATTTGGTGAGATGTATGCATTAGATTCGGAGGACTATCCGAATGAAGGTGTTGTTGTTAAAGCGTATTATACAGCTGACGAACATGAAAATACTGATTTTGAAGCCATTCATGAATTAATAAAAGGCCTCGTTCAATATGATATTGATTTAGGACCGATTGATTGGACGCTCACTGAAGTTAAGCAAGAAGAATGGGCTAATGCATGGAAAGAGTTTTATCACCCTGTACAGGTCACAGACAAGCTGACAATCGTTCCAACATGGGAGGAATACACACCTCATTCTGCTGATGAGCATATTATTGAGTTAGACCCAGGCATGGCTTTTGGTACAGGTACGCATCAAACAACGCGTTTATGCCTAGAGGCTGTTGAAAAATATGTTAAAGCTGGAGATGATGTTATTGATGTCGGTACAGGTTCAGGTGTATTAAGTATTTTGGCAGCTAAATTAGGTGCTAAATCTGTCCTTGCGTTAGATCTTGATGATGTTGCTGTGCGTGCTGCACAAGAAAACATTGATTATAATAAAGTTGATGGTGTGGTCGAAGTGACAACTGGTAATTTACTGGAAGGTATAGAACGTAATGCTGAAGTTGTAGTTGCAAATATTTTAGCTGACATTATTTTATTATTCCCTAATGATGTATACCGCGTGTTGAAACCAAACGGTTTATTTATTGCTTCAGGCATCATTGAGGAAAAAGTTGATGAGGTAGCAGCTGCGATTGAAGCAGCAGGAATGACTATTATTGAGCGCGACAACAAGGACGATTGGTTTGTGTTAGTCGCTCGAAAAGAGGCGTAA
- a CDS encoding 16S rRNA (uracil(1498)-N(3))-methyltransferase → MQRYFIDSNVPESQKISIGIPHYHHIINVMRHVSGDQLIFVFNAGETYIVTIEEVEKETISCHLTERLEKTVELPIDVTLACGLPKGDKLDLIVQKTTELGIFSIQPFEAERSIVKWDEKKETKKRQRLQKIAQEAAEQSHRVHVPEILPLLTSKKLLLELAQYTHVFIADEEEAKINEQKVFKKLLNTMKINDKLLIITGPEGGLSRNEVTSYIEKGAISGSLGPRILRTETAPLYAMAAISYEFEL, encoded by the coding sequence ATGCAACGTTATTTTATAGACAGTAATGTACCAGAATCACAAAAAATCAGCATAGGCATTCCACATTATCATCACATTATTAATGTGATGCGCCATGTATCAGGCGATCAGTTGATATTTGTTTTTAACGCAGGTGAAACTTATATTGTAACGATAGAAGAAGTAGAGAAAGAAACAATCAGCTGTCATTTAACTGAGCGATTGGAAAAAACAGTTGAATTGCCAATTGATGTTACATTAGCGTGCGGACTTCCAAAGGGTGACAAATTAGATTTGATTGTGCAAAAAACAACTGAGTTAGGTATTTTTTCGATTCAGCCATTTGAAGCCGAGCGTTCAATTGTGAAATGGGATGAAAAAAAAGAAACGAAAAAACGTCAACGCCTTCAAAAAATTGCTCAAGAGGCTGCAGAACAATCACATCGTGTTCATGTGCCCGAAATTTTACCGTTGTTAACATCAAAAAAATTGTTGCTGGAATTAGCACAGTATACGCATGTTTTTATTGCTGATGAAGAAGAAGCTAAAATAAATGAGCAAAAAGTCTTTAAAAAGCTCTTAAATACGATGAAAATTAATGACAAATTACTTATCATAACAGGTCCAGAAGGTGGTCTTTCTAGAAACGAAGTGACTAGTTATATTGAAAAAGGTGCAATATCAGGGTCTTTAGGTCCAAGAATTTTAAGGACAGAAACAGCGCCACTTTATGCAATGGCAGCAATTTCATATGAATTTGAATTATAA
- the rpsU gene encoding 30S ribosomal protein S21: protein MSKTVVRKNESLEDALRRFKRSVSKTGTMQEFRKREFYEKPSVKRKKKSEAARKRKF, encoded by the coding sequence ATGTCAAAAACAGTTGTTCGCAAAAACGAATCGCTTGAAGATGCTCTTCGTCGCTTTAAACGTTCGGTATCGAAAACAGGTACTATGCAAGAATTTAGAAAGCGCGAATTTTATGAAAAACCAAGCGTAAAACGTAAGAAAAAATCAGAAGCAGCACGTAAACGCAAGTTCTAA
- a CDS encoding GatB/YqeY domain-containing protein, translated as MSLLGQLNQDMKDAMRAKDKARLSVIRMVKAAIQNESIKKGDELDSEEELTVLSREFKQRKESLGEFESAGREDLVAGLNVELKVIEEYLPTQLTEEEILAIVEEVIAETGATSKADFGKVMKVILPKVKGKADGSVISKLLQQKLS; from the coding sequence ATGAGTCTTTTGGGACAATTAAATCAAGATATGAAGGATGCAATGCGTGCGAAAGATAAAGCACGATTATCTGTCATTCGAATGGTTAAAGCTGCAATCCAAAATGAGTCTATTAAAAAAGGCGACGAATTGGATTCAGAAGAAGAACTAACCGTGTTATCTCGAGAATTTAAACAACGTAAAGAATCGTTGGGCGAATTTGAAAGTGCAGGCCGCGAAGACTTAGTAGCTGGACTTAATGTCGAGCTTAAAGTTATCGAAGAATATTTACCAACCCAACTTACTGAAGAAGAAATTTTAGCTATTGTCGAAGAAGTTATCGCTGAAACTGGTGCAACATCTAAAGCTGATTTTGGTAAAGTAATGAAAGTTATCTTACCAAAAGTTAAAGGTAAAGCTGATGGATCAGTAATTAGTAAACTTTTACAACAAAAATTATCTTAA
- a CDS encoding NfeD family protein: MRKSKKVLWLLIASVAAIAFPAQQVLAASQMQSSAMDRIATFLTQPLVIAALLILAGLSFGIELFTKGFSAFGIIGLIFVFIYFFSHIMLGSASWVLVLIFVIGFVLVLLEVVVPGGIVGTLGVLGVLISIFLAGFEDWFTIMIALACALLVMWATILIMIKVLGKRMNIFRKLVLRESTKTEEGYVSSENRPELVGKSGKTKTALRPAGTMVLDGNLIDVVSEGDFIESDVTVTVVKVEGMRVVVRKGE, from the coding sequence ATGAGGAAGTCTAAAAAGGTTTTATGGCTCCTTATTGCAAGCGTAGCCGCCATTGCATTTCCTGCTCAACAAGTATTGGCAGCTTCGCAAATGCAATCATCTGCTATGGATCGTATAGCTACGTTTTTAACGCAACCATTGGTTATAGCGGCATTATTAATCCTAGCAGGTCTGAGCTTTGGTATTGAACTTTTCACAAAAGGATTCAGTGCTTTTGGGATCATTGGTTTGATATTTGTTTTTATATATTTCTTCAGTCATATAATGTTGGGTTCCGCTAGTTGGGTACTCGTTCTCATATTCGTTATTGGTTTTGTGCTTGTCCTGTTAGAAGTAGTTGTACCAGGAGGCATTGTTGGTACATTAGGAGTGTTAGGCGTCCTTATTAGTATTTTCCTAGCTGGTTTTGAAGATTGGTTCACAATCATGATCGCATTAGCATGTGCGCTTCTAGTTATGTGGGCGACTATTTTAATTATGATAAAGGTGTTGGGAAAACGAATGAATATTTTTCGTAAACTTGTGTTAAGAGAATCCACAAAAACAGAAGAAGGTTATGTCTCAAGTGAAAACCGTCCTGAATTAGTGGGTAAATCTGGTAAGACCAAAACTGCCTTGCGTCCTGCGGGAACAATGGTATTGGATGGCAATCTTATCGATGTTGTTTCTGAAGGCGACTTCATTGAAAGCGATGTCACTGTAACAGTAGTTAAAGTAGAAGGTATGCGGGTTGTTGTTAGAAAAGGTGAATAA
- the floA gene encoding flotillin-like protein FloA (flotillin-like protein involved in membrane lipid rafts) has protein sequence MEDLIAGNIVMIILAIFVIILLMIIFTIVPVGLWISALAAGVRVSITTLIGMRLRRVRPGSIVNPLIKAQKAGLNTTINQLESHYLAGGNVDRVVNALIAAHRANIELTFERSAAIDLAGRDVLQAVQMSVNPKVIETPFISGVAMNGIEVKAKARITVRANIERLVGGAGEETIIARVGEGIVSTIGSSVEHNKVLENPDLISKTVLSKGLDAGTAFEILSIDIADVDIGTNIGAELQTEQAEADKNIAQAKAEERRAMAVASEQEMRAKVEEMRAKVVESEAEVPLAMAEALRNGKIGVMDYYNLKNIESDTDMREAISQLNDSSEESKNKKQ, from the coding sequence ATGGAAGATTTAATAGCAGGAAACATCGTAATGATTATTTTAGCGATTTTTGTAATAATCTTATTGATGATTATTTTTACAATCGTTCCCGTTGGTTTGTGGATTAGTGCATTAGCTGCAGGCGTTCGTGTCAGCATTACAACATTAATTGGTATGCGTTTGAGACGTGTACGTCCAGGTAGCATTGTTAACCCGTTAATTAAAGCTCAAAAAGCGGGCTTAAATACAACGATTAATCAATTGGAGAGTCATTATTTAGCCGGAGGTAACGTTGACCGCGTCGTGAATGCGCTTATCGCTGCTCACCGTGCAAATATTGAGTTAACATTTGAACGTTCAGCTGCAATTGATTTAGCAGGTCGTGACGTGTTACAAGCAGTTCAGATGTCTGTAAACCCTAAAGTTATTGAAACGCCATTTATTTCAGGTGTGGCAATGAACGGTATTGAAGTAAAAGCAAAAGCTCGTATTACAGTACGTGCTAACATCGAACGTTTAGTCGGTGGTGCTGGTGAAGAAACAATCATCGCTCGTGTTGGTGAAGGTATTGTATCAACAATCGGTTCATCAGTAGAACACAACAAAGTACTTGAAAACCCAGACTTGATTTCTAAAACAGTATTATCTAAAGGTTTAGATGCCGGTACTGCTTTTGAAATTCTTTCAATTGATATTGCGGATGTCGACATTGGCACAAACATTGGTGCTGAATTACAAACAGAACAAGCGGAAGCGGATAAAAATATCGCTCAAGCTAAAGCTGAAGAACGACGCGCTATGGCCGTTGCTTCTGAACAAGAGATGCGTGCAAAAGTAGAAGAAATGCGTGCGAAAGTTGTTGAATCTGAAGCAGAAGTACCACTTGCAATGGCAGAAGCTTTGCGTAATGGTAAAATCGGCGTTATGGATTATTACAACCTTAAAAATATTGAATCAGATACAGATATGCGTGAAGCGATCAGTCAATTAAATGATTCAAGTGAAGAAAGCAAGAATAAAAAACAATAG
- a CDS encoding PhoH family protein produces MNDTANQLTDTFDVTNTEHAQLLIGTNDSNIRYLENFFNVKIITRGGTFTFSGESEQVKFVKQTFIAINEVIEKQINIDLRDVTQASKMAVNGTIDFFATLYDEVIYKTVKGKPIRPKTFGQRQYVHSVKAKDITFGIGPAGTGKTYLAVVMAVEALKKGQVSKILLTRPAVEAGESLGFLPGDLKEKVDPYLRPVYDALYDVLGRDSTNRLMDRGVIEIAPLAYMRGRTIDEAFVILDEAQNTTKAQMQMFLTRLGYGSKMIVNGDSTQVDLPKGVMSGLIHSERLLKNIKDIGFITFQTEDVVRHPLVGKIIDAYGAEYQAPNIEEREESNEKE; encoded by the coding sequence ATGAATGATACTGCCAATCAACTAACTGATACTTTTGATGTTACAAACACAGAACATGCACAGCTCTTAATTGGTACTAACGATTCAAATATTCGTTATCTCGAAAATTTTTTCAACGTAAAAATTATCACTCGTGGTGGAACTTTTACATTTTCAGGTGAAAGTGAACAAGTGAAGTTTGTGAAGCAAACATTTATTGCAATCAATGAAGTGATTGAGAAACAAATAAATATTGATTTACGCGATGTTACACAAGCCAGTAAAATGGCTGTTAATGGAACAATTGATTTCTTTGCCACATTATACGATGAAGTTATATATAAAACTGTTAAAGGTAAACCGATCCGTCCTAAGACATTTGGTCAAAGACAGTATGTCCATTCGGTAAAAGCTAAAGATATTACATTTGGAATCGGTCCGGCAGGGACAGGTAAAACGTACCTTGCAGTCGTAATGGCTGTGGAAGCTTTGAAAAAAGGCCAAGTGAGCAAGATATTACTAACACGACCTGCTGTTGAAGCAGGAGAAAGTCTCGGCTTCTTACCAGGGGACTTAAAAGAGAAAGTTGATCCTTATTTACGCCCAGTTTATGATGCGTTATATGATGTTTTAGGTAGAGATTCTACCAATCGTTTAATGGATCGTGGTGTGATTGAAATTGCACCGTTGGCATATATGCGCGGGCGTACAATTGATGAAGCATTCGTGATCCTTGATGAAGCTCAAAATACAACAAAAGCCCAAATGCAGATGTTTCTGACCCGATTGGGTTATGGTTCAAAAATGATTGTTAATGGAGATAGTACACAGGTCGATTTACCAAAAGGTGTAATGAGTGGTTTGATTCATTCTGAGCGATTGTTAAAAAATATTAAAGACATCGGTTTTATAACATTCCAAACAGAAGATGTAGTCAGACACCCGCTGGTCGGAAAGATAATTGATGCCTATGGTGCCGAATATCAAGCGCCCAATATAGAGGAGCGTGAAGAGAGCAATGAAAAAGAATAA